A stretch of the Takifugu flavidus isolate HTHZ2018 chromosome 1, ASM371156v2, whole genome shotgun sequence genome encodes the following:
- the LOC130522375 gene encoding aryl hydrocarbon receptor-like → MYAGRKRRKPVQRAVKQPPAEGAKSNPSKRHRDRLNGELERLASLLPFPEEVTATLDKLSILRLSVSYLRAKNFFSVTLNTRNGASEAAKEEDCKTPRLVESKIPEGDLLLQALNGFVLVITASGTIFYSSHTIQDYLGFHQTDVMHQSVYELVHTEDQQELRRNLHWALNPPAAASTSSQDSPQEMEADSSSSLLTYSPEHLPPENSSFLERNFMCRFRCLLDNSSGFLALSIQGRLKFLHGQNHRQENGTKIPSQLALFAIATPLQPPSILEIRTKNMIFRTKHKLDFTPMACDAKGKIVLGYTEAELRVRGSGYQFIHAADMLYCAENHVRMMKTGESGLTVFRLLTKENRWKWVQANARLVYKNGKPDYIIATQRPLLDEEGGEHLRKRSMHLPFTYATGEALLYQANHPIAGFIDDTHEKNGSKSKKSRTDRLAKDGLDPGSLLGALMSQDESVYVCQPALEPKVSFHSSFLAEQMGFSSADASSLRRSWDETSNGVVAPGATQAQVGSSFDPLLATLDSLSLEGQGILDSDEGGCSNGELFGALEGLGLSAEDLELLLLDERMIRVEMDPERVPTLEDLLTNDEILSYIYDSIEGKMESGGSGGQAPPSTSSATVTTEALAGHNPASGANVQMQFPHQKPPLVEQAPIVQLSQQMQQHLSMRPSKAPPSWGQQGNRLTNAIANGDLMNQQSVPGRLWSSQDLLTGASIELEPYPAQQSVFNGTTSELDSEPHQQHAHQHYLQPPPPPPPGMDSSHLSQQCHAKRKAANLNGVCGTSSTDHSAGKSQWQGYGFSESLATNSCLDNSQKPLTTTSLEPCADYSMPDIDSVGYPLREELFGRQQHAAESTVASFQGLNHKQPQESIPVPLVQVISSLSQRPPPNASLEQILGVGKPCRQMEHYSIVTTEIPHEPSPSKMENGCILNTSYSGGCALPSLNGAAPPAVQIPGSETLPSLPDPPATGFYL, encoded by the exons TCACCCTGAACACCCGGAACGGAGCGAGTGAGGCGGCGAAGGAGGAGGACTGTAAGACGCCCCGGCTGGTGGAGAGCAAGATCCCTGAAGGAGacctcctgctgcag GCTCTCAACGGCTTTGTCCTCGTCATCACTGCCAGTGGGACCATCTTCTACTCGTCTCACACCATCCAGGATTATTTGGGCTTTCACCAG ACTGACGTGATGCACCAGAGTGTGTATGAACTGGTGCACACCGAGGACCAGCAGGAGCTCCGGAGAAACTTGCACTGGGCCTTgaatcctcctgctgctgcatccacCAGCTCCCAGGACTCCCCCCAAG AGATGGAAGcagacagcagctcctctttgCTCACCTACAGCCCCGAACATCTTCCTCCAGAGAACTCGTCCTTCCTGGAGAGGAACTTCATGTGCCGCTTCCGCTGCCTCCTGGACAACTCCTCGGGCTTCCTG GCGCTGAGCATTCAGGGCAGACTGAAGTTTCTCCATGGACAGAACCATCGGCAGGAAAACGGAACAAAGATCCCGTCCCAGCTGGCGCTCTTTGCCATCGCCACCCCCCTGCAGCCTCCGTCCATCCTGGAGATCAGGACCAAGAACATGATCTTCAGAACCAAACACAAGCTGGACTTCACGCCGATGGCCTGTGACGCAAA GGGGAAGATCGTTCTGGGCTACACAGAGGCGGAACTGCGGGTACGAGGCTCCGGCTATCAGTTCATCCACGCTGCCGACATGTTGTACTGTGCAGAGAACCACGTCAGAA TGATGAAGACTGGAGAGAGCGGTCTGACCGTGTTCAGGCTCCTCACCAAGGAGAACCGCTGGAAATGGGTCCAGGCCAACGCCAGACTGGTGTACAAGAACGGCAAACCAGATTACATCATCGCCACCCAGAGGCCTCTTCT ggatgaagaggGAGGCGAGCACCTGCGAAAGCGTTCTATGCATCTACCTTTTACCTACGCCACCGGGGAGGCCCTGCTCTACCAGGCCAACCATCCGATCGCCGGCTTCATCGATGACACTCATGAGAAAAATGGCAGCAAGTCCAAGAAGAGCCGGACTGACCGACTGGCGAAGGATGGCCTGGACCCCGGCTCCCTCCTGGGGGCGCTCATGAGCCAGGATGAGTCGGTGTATGTTTGTCAGCCCGCCCTGGAACCTAAAGTTTCCTTCCACAGCAGCTTCCTTGCAGAGCAGATGGGCTTCTCCAGCGCTGATGCCTCCAGCCTGCGCCGGAGCTGGGACGAGACGAGCAACGGAGTCGTGGCTCCGGGCGCCACCCAAGCGCAGGTGGGAAGCAGCTTTGACCCGCTGCTCGCTACTCTGGACTCCCTCTCCCTGGAAGGCCAAGGGATATTGGACTCTGATGAGGGGGGGTGCTCTAACGGCGAGCTCTTTGGCGCTCTAGAAGGACTGGGTCTGAGTGCGGAGGACCTTGAGCTTTTACTGCTGGACGAGCGCATGATCAGAGTGGAGATGGACCCCGAGCGCGTGCCCACCTTAGAGGATCTGTTGACAAACGACGAGATTCTTTCTTACATCTACGACTCTATAGAGGGGAAGATGGAGTCCGGTGGTAGCGGAGGACAGGCGCCTCCCAGTACGTCCTCGGCGACGGTCACGACCGAGGCGCTCGCTGGACATAACCCCGCCTCTGGCGCTAATGTTCAAATGCAGTTTCCTCACCAGAAGCCTCCCCTGGTGGAGCAGGCCCCCATCGTCCAGCTCTcccagcagatgcagcagcaccTCAGCATGCGCCCCAGCAAAGCTCCGCCCAGCTGGGGCCAGCAGGGCAACCGCCTGACCAACGCCATAGCCAACGGAGACTTGATGAACCAACAGTCCGTCCCCGGGAGACTGTGGTCGTCCCAGGACCTGCTGACGGGCGCGTCCATAGAGCTGGAACCCTACCCGGCACAGCAGTCTGTCTTCAATGGCACGACCTCCGAGCTGGACAGCGAGCCTCATCAGCAACACGCACACCAACACTACcttcagccgccgccgccgccgccgcccgggATGGACAGCAGCCACCTCTCACAGCAGTGCCATGCCAAACGGAAGGCAGCCAACCTCAACGGCGTGTGCGGCACTTCCAGCACAGATCATTCCGCAGGGAAGTCTCAGTGGCAGGGCTACGGATTCAGCGAGAGCCTGGCCACAAACTCCTGCCTTGATAACAGCCAAAAACCTCTGACCACCACCTCTCTGGAGCCCTGTGCGGATTATAGCATGCCTGATATCGACAGCGTGGGTTACCCCCTCAGGGAGGAGTTATTTGGGAGGCAGCAGCACGCCGCCGAGTCCACGGTCGCCTCCTTCCAGGGGCTGAACCACAAACAGCCGCAGGAGTCCATCCCCGTCCCGCTGGTGCAGGTCATCTCCAGCCTGTCACAGCGCCCTCCCCCCAACGCCTCCCTGGAGCAGATCCTGGGGGTGGGCAAACCCTGCCGGCAGATGGAGCATTACAGCATAGTGACCACGGAGATCCCTCACGAGCCCAGTCCCAGTAAG ATGGAGAACGGCTGCATTCTGAACACTTCCTACAGCGGCGGCTGCGCCCTCCCCAGTCTGAACGgcgcggcgccccctgctgtccagaTCCCCGGCTCAGAGACTTTGCCCAGCCTCCCGGACCCTCCGGCCACCGGTTTCTACCTCTGA